GAATACCGAGATTGGCGAGAAATCCCGTAAACTGAGTCATCGGCATCGCGGCTGGACCGGCCGAGAACATTTTTCCAGCACCGTGGACGACCATAATACTGCCAACCGCCAAGCGAACCAGAAGCGCGCCAATCGAATGATTGAGGGACATAGTCGAGTTCTTTCGAGATGGGATAAATAAGTTTATAATACAGCAGAATATTCCGACTGCTCTTTTTTAGTATTAGTTGGATAGATACACTAGAAGAATCGTAGTGGATCGGTTTTTGGATGAGAGTTCTATACGGTGCGTCAACCCACGAGGTCCACGCCGTCAATCTCGCTTGAGCCATCGATTGATCGAGGGTAATCGATTAACGGGACTCTAACCAGATCTAATCTTCCGTGCTATGCCGATTGGCTGCCGTAGACAGCAAAAAGACCACATGAAGTGGCAAAAGTGATTTCGGTTAGCTGACCGCAGATGCCGTTCCGTCAGTGTGACACTCATGGTGATGTAAGATGATACGTGGTTGGCTGATGGTAGGTAGTCTTTATGTTGCCAGATCGCTTTCTAAACGGCGATTGAAGCGATGAAGACCCAATACTATACATCAACAAGCATCGACGGGTATCTCGCCGATGAGGATAACTCACTCGACTGGCTGTTCCAATTTGGAGAAATAGAGGAAATCGACGGCGTGGATGAGGACTTCTCACAGTTCGTAGAGCAGGTTGGTGCCTTGGCTATGGGCTCGACGACATACGAGTGGATCATCGAGCATGAAAACGTACGCGAGGACCCGGAAAAGTGGCCGTATGAGATTCCAGCGTGGGTATTCAGCAGTCGGAACTTACCGAAGGTCGATGGCGCAGACATTCACTTCGTGCAGGGAGATGTTGCACCCGTCCATGCGGATATGGTGAAAGCCGCAGACGGCAAGAATATTTGGCTTGTCGGTGGGGGTGAACTTGTCGGGCAATTCTATGATCACGATCTACTCGACGAGATCATTCTCAGTGTTGCTCCCGTCACGCTCGGTTCAGGTGCACCACTATTACCGCGTGAGATTACCACTCCGCCTCTGAAACTGGCTAGCATGCAGAAACTCGGCGATGTTTTCGCGGTTCTAACCTACGAGGTGCAATAGCTCCACGAGGGCAGAGTCAAGAGATTGTTTCGAGAGGCAGTCAATGTTCCCATCGCTGCTGACGGGAGTGACTTTACGCCACAAGATGCAATCCAAGTCGAAGTCCAGTATGACCCAGATATCACAAATATAAAAATAGGTAAGTCAGGATCGCTCACTGCTGCGGATATTATCGCTATTGCTCAAGGTGCAAATATAGACCTCATGATCGGTTGTCTGCTCGAAAGTGCTATGGGGATCCCTACGAGTGCACATGTCGCCGCTGGTACTGACGCGTTCTCCTATGTGGACCTCGATGGAAATCGCCTCCTTGCGATGGAATATCTCGAACGTAGCCTTGCTTAACATCCCTGTCTCACTGATCTCACACAGAACGCTAATAGTGCCGAATTATCCTGAAGTATCGATTCACATCCAATTTTTCCGATGTTCGTCCACCAAATGAACTTTAAACTGTGCATTGTAAGATAGTATGATGGCACCTGTAAAGCGACTGGTTATCGATGTACTGAAACCGCACGAACCGCCGACAATCGAATTCGCTCAACACATCGCTGGGACGAGCAACGTCGCTGCTGTCAACGCGACACTCATCGAACTTGACCAAGAAGTTAAAAATTTGAAACTTACGCTCGAAGGCGATGGAATCGTGTACGACGATGTCAGAACGTCTGTCAAAGATGCAGGAGGAACGATCCACTCGGTCGATCAGGTCGTTTGTGGAGAGCACCTCGTCGAAGATGCACCCACGCCTCAGGACTGATGGGGGCGGAAAACTCGACGTCCCTTTTGGAACGTATCGATGATAGGATTGGACCCATCGCGAGACGATACTTCGTCTCGAATGGATTTGACGGCGCTCTGACTGGCGTCGGTGTTACCGTCAGCGCGTATCTCTCCGGTGTCTCGGATGGGTTTCAGGTCATTGCGATCGGACTCGGTGG
The window above is part of the Haladaptatus caseinilyticus genome. Proteins encoded here:
- a CDS encoding dihydrofolate reductase family protein codes for the protein MKTQYYTSTSIDGYLADEDNSLDWLFQFGEIEEIDGVDEDFSQFVEQVGALAMGSTTYEWIIEHENVREDPEKWPYEIPAWVFSSRNLPKVDGADIHFVQGDVAPVHADMVKAADGKNIWLVGGGELVGQFYDHDLLDEIILSVAPVTLGSGAPLLPREITTPPLKLASMQKLGDVFAVLTYEVQ
- a CDS encoding DUF211 domain-containing protein — protein: MAPVKRLVIDVLKPHEPPTIEFAQHIAGTSNVAAVNATLIELDQEVKNLKLTLEGDGIVYDDVRTSVKDAGGTIHSVDQVVCGEHLVEDAPTPQD
- a CDS encoding enolase C-terminal domain-like protein produces the protein MFREAVNVPIAADGSDFTPQDAIQVEVQYDPDITNIKIGKSGSLTAADIIAIAQGANIDLMIGCLLESAMGIPTSAHVAAGTDAFSYVDLDGNRLLAMEYLERSLA